TCGATAGAGAACTTTTTATGTCGCAAAGAAATCTTTCAACACTTATGCTATCTGAAAACAGTCTGGTCAGTATAGACATCTTAGTGTTTGAACCATTGAGATCTCTGAAAGTACTGAATTTGTATAGGAATAAATTTGCTTGCAATTGTGGACTTAGTCTTTTTATAAAATGGTGTAAGGAACAGAATTTGGCTACAAATACCACATGTGTAACACCAAAAGAATTTGTCGGACTTCCTTGGCTTCAAGTTGATATCTCTGATATTTGTGAAATATTTCGTACAACCTCTTCGCCTACAGTTGACACCACAGCAACATCAACTAGTGCGAGTCATACAATTCCAAATGAAGTTTTGATAACGCAAGAAGCTGGAATAACAACAAATAGAAGAAAAGATGAAGCAAATCGAATGTCTGAGGCATCTTCGACTGTTACAATTTTAGCTGCATGTTTAGGTattctaatattaattatatgtttatttgtGACATTGTTTTGTTGGAAGAAACTGAGATCATCTAGTACTACATTGTTAGACCATCCTGTAAAATTCAGTAATCCCATTGGGGATTATTATTCGTATGAGGATGCACCATCTTGTGCTCAAATTAGAAATTCAATGCCACCAGTTCTTCCACAGCGTCCTGTAACTGGAAAAGAGAATATAATGGACAAAACTCAAGTAAACAATCAGTGCGAAGTATACGACTATGTGGAAACTAACGCTACACGAGTTTCAAATTCTCAAGAACTCGAAGACCGTAATGCAACCTCCAATAACTATTCACAGGCATATGAAAACGTCTATGAAGTATCAAGAACGAACAGTTTGTACATATCAGATTGACCTCCTTGTAAACACGAACTTTGAATACTTCAAGACAGAACGAAGACTTGCGGGTaccaatatataaatataactCTTTACCCATCtatgactgaggttctggctgatttgtacacttagcggcaaaaagaatgggccggccgacaatttctaagttacagagacataacattgcgcatgctcgtctcgtcaaagccatagttcaccagataacacataattaaaccatttaaatttgctgtattttgtttaagagtctaacatatgtaataaaatcgaatggcgggttgattctagatacaccagagcccttgaagagtgaaataataataaatttgataaatacaaaatcaaccggagcgaatatgaataggaaaaccatgtattatgccgaactaatagttacagtcacagtagcgtaagtcgttacgtatattgaacaagttgatagtagtagctcaaggttcgaatctcccccactcttctttttttaattacaaatttgccatcatatgtgtctcgcaaagctataattatgtggcgatattcttagaatatgcccaaactctaataataaacctccctctctctctttcaagcaatactgctatctgttaatacaacgaaa
The window above is part of the Periplaneta americana isolate PAMFEO1 chromosome 11, P.americana_PAMFEO1_priV1, whole genome shotgun sequence genome. Proteins encoded here:
- the LOC138709052 gene encoding leucine-rich repeat and transmembrane domain-containing protein 2-like — encoded protein: MMFKYFWKCLIILGILKELTGCISNSNSCKIDQRSKTLTCSETEDIKKILKLNTKEREIERIFVRNADLAEVKSHAFFLVPKLRLLDLSGNWLESLDSDVFKHVLMLKHLNLRCNYLQTLEKEIFIKLVHLEYLDISENRLTTLVDRELFMSQRNLSTLMLSENSLVSIDILVFEPLRSLKVLNLYRNKFACNCGLSLFIKWCKEQNLATNTTCVTPKEFVGLPWLQVDISDICEIFRTTSSPTVDTTATSTSASHTIPNEVLITQEAGITTNRRKDEANRMSEASSTVTILAACLGILILIICLFVTLFCWKKLRSSSTTLLDHPVKFSNPIGDYYSYEDAPSCAQIRNSMPPVLPQRPVTGKENIMDKTQVNNQCEVYDYVETNATRVSNSQELEDRNATSNNYSQAYENVYEVSRTNSLYISD